The DNA window TCCGAGGAAGAACCCGGCGAGCACGAAGATGGTGTTCCAGATGCCACTGCCGGCCAGGGTCAGGAGGGCGAAGCGCAGGACCGGCATCCGTTCGACGCCCGCGGGGATGGAGATGAGGCTCCGGAAGATCGGCAGCATGCGCCCGAAGAACACCGCCTTCGAGCCGTGCTTCTGGAACCAGGCCTCCACCCGGTCGACGTCCTCGACGTGGACGAGGGGGACGCGCGCGACGAGGCGACGCATGCGGTCCCGCCCGAGGACGGCGCCGATCGCGTAGAGGGCGAGCGCTCCGACCACCGAGCCCGCGGTCGTCCAGACGAGGACTTCGACGAGACCGAGTTTGCCCTGGCTGGCGGCGAATCCGGCGAGCGGCAGGATGATCTCGCTCGGCAGCGGGGGGAACAGGTTCTCGAGCGCGATCGCGAGCGCGGCGCCCGGACCGCCGAGGGTCTCCATGAGTCCGACCGCCCATTCGGCGACGCCTCCGAGGGCGCTGTCGCCTCCGGTCGAGGCGGTGGACAGGCTGATCGTGGCGGCGGTGGACGTCGTCATCCCACCGACGCTACGCGACACCTGGTCGCCATCCCTGGGAACCTCCGCTCAATCGCCCACCTGTCGGTTCCACCGGACCGGCCCGTTCTCAGGACCTCGCCGGCGTGGCGGACCCTGCCACGGGCGACACGCCCAGGGTCTCCTGAGAAAGGAAACCGATAGCGTTGGGGCATGCGCATCGCCACCTGGAACGTCAACTCGATCCGTACCCGCGTCGGCCGCGTGGTCGACTGGCTCGTCCGCGAGGACGTCGACGTCCTCGCGATGCAAGAGCTCAAGTGCAAGCCCGAGCAGTTCCCGATGGAGGCCTTCACCAAGGCCGGCTACCAGGTGGAGCTGCACGGACTCAGCCAGTGGAACGGCGTCGGCATCGCCAGCCGCCTCCCGATGGAGGACGTGCAGATCGGGTTCCCCGACATGCCCGGCTTCGGCAAGCCACCGGCGAGCCTCGCCCTCGACGGCCCTGGCTTCGACGCCGACGGACTCCCACTCGAAGCGCGCGCGATCGGGGCCACCGTCGACGGCGTCCGTCTCTGGAGTCTGTACGTCCCGAACGGGCGCGCAGTCGGCGATCCCCACTACGACTACAAGCTGCGCTGGCTCGCCGCCCTCGAGGCCGACACCCGCACCTGGCTCGCCGAGAACCCCGAGCTGCCCCTGGCCCTCATGGGCGACTGGAACGTCGCACCGCTCGACTCCGACGTCGGCGACCCGAGCTTCGGGCCCGGCTCCACACACATCACCGCACCCGAACGGGCCGCCCTCGCCGCCTTCGTCGACGCCGGCCTGCAGGACACCGTTCGGCCGTTCGTCCCCGAGGGGTACACCTTCTGGGACTACAAGCAGCTCCGGTTCCCGCGGAACGAGGGTCTCCGGATCGACTTCATCTACGGCTCGCAGGCCTTCGCAGACCACGTCGTCGAAGCGTCGATCCACCGCAACGAGCGCAAGGGCGACAGCCCGAGCGACCACGTGCCCGTCGTCGTCGACCTCGACTTCTCGCTCACCGACGAGGAGAACGACGACGCACCGATGATCTTCGGCTGAGCCACCCTCGGCTGAGCGACCGCGACCCGACGGGTCAGTCGACCATGACCCGGCGACGCCGGGTGAGGACGAGCGCCAACGCCCCGAGGCCGACCACGCCGGCGCCGATCACCGCCGGCAGCGCCGCGGCGACACCGGTGTCGGGCAACCGGGGCGCGGCACCCGCGGCCGGCTCGGCCATGACGACGCCGTCCGCGACCGTGACCTGACGCTGCAGGCTGTTCAGCCCCGTCGCCGGATCCCAGGTGCCGACGTTCGCCGTCTGCACCGCGTACCGGGAGTCGGCCGCGATCGTCTCGTGCGTGGCCGGGAGGGCGAGGGCGGTGTCGTACCGGCCGGCCGGCACGTCGGCGAGCGACGCCTGCAGCGTCACCGGCTCGCCGGCGGCCCAGGTGCGGGCATCAGAACCGAAGGGCACCTGCACGGCGCGCTCGGCGTTCGACAGGACGAGGTACGCGGGACGGCTGTTGTAGGGCGCGGCCCAACCGTCGTTGCGGATCGTGAGCGACAGGGTGCCCTCGGCGACCGAACTCCCCGTCATGACGAACCGGTACCCGAGACGCTTCGCGGTCGTGTCGAGGTTCTCCTGGCCCCACGACTGCAGGACGTCCTGCAGGTAGTCCCAGTTGAGGTAGCTGAAGTTGTACCGCTCCATCTCCGCCGAGGCGGTCTCCCACTCGGAGCGCGGCGGGTTCACGTTGCAGGTCTCGCCGCCGACGGGCACCCAGTCGCTCTCCTGGGCGAGGTAGTCCTGGTCGAGGGTCAGCGGGTCGGAGAGGTAGGTGCCCCAGTCGTCGGGCGCGGCGAGGAAGCAGTCGTTGTGGTGACCGATGCGCGCGATGGCGCTGCCGTCGAACGCCTGCGCCTCGGTGATCGCCCCCTCGGTGCCGCTCGGGACCCCCAGGATGTTCTGTTTCATGCTCATCGTCCGCACCTGGATGGACCGGTCGGCCGGAACCGCCTCGAGCAGTGCGTCGACGACGGCACGCCGCTTCGCCCAGTCCTCGGCCGTGAGCACGCCCGGGTTCGCCGGATCGGCCGCGAAGTGGTCGGTGTAGTAGCCCTCACCCCAGAGCCCGACGAAGCCGGCCTGGACGACGGAGATGACGTCGGCGTTGTCCTGGAAGATCGGCGTCAGCTGCTCGATGTGCCCGAGCACGATGTCGAGCGGTGCGTCACCGTAGGGCGGCGTGTAGGGCCAGTCCCCGCCGGCCAGGTAGGCGAAGCGCGGGATGATCGAGATGCCCGCCTCGCGGGCGGCGTCGAAGTCCGCCTGGACGAGCGCGAGCCAGGCCGGGTCGAGCGTCGGCTCGGCGACGAACCGCTCCAGGTAGAACACGCGGACGAGCTCGGTGATGCCCTCCTCGCGGTAGGCGGCGAGCGTCGGGACGTCGAGCGGCGTGTAGCCCGGGCCGCCGGCCGTCCCCTCCGGGTAGTAGTGGGTGTTGTTCGTGTGGTCGAAGCCGCGCTCCGGGTTCGCGATGATCGCGTCACTCGGCTCGTAGACGACGGTGTCGGCGGGTGTCGGGGCGGGCGCCTGCGCCGCTGCACTCAGCGGGGTGGCCACGGCGAGCCCGCAGGCGGCGAGGACGGCGAGGAGACGGAGACGACGGTTCACAGGAACTCCAACGGGATCCGGTGGTGCACGGAAGAGGTTGCCCACATCCTGCAGAACCGGATCCCGTCGTGCAAGGGAATGCTCGGAACCGGCTCCAAGTGATCACTATCGCTTAGCGCTTCACCGCGGATCGCCGACCGACCCTCGCTCGTGCATGCCCCTAGGAGCGTGGTGCGCCACCGCGCTTCCGCTTGTTGGCGTCGATCGCAGGCCGCTCGGCGACCACGGGCCAGGTGCCCGTGTGCCCCTCCCGGGCCTTCGCCGCCGCCAGGATCCTCGGCTTCGCGGCGAACCACCCGACGATGAGCATCGGGATGAGGATGATGAGGGAGGCGAGCACCCACCGCCCGGTCTCCGAGAAGCCCATCGTGACGAGGACGAACGCCAGGAAGGCCAGCGTCAGGTAGGACGTGAACGGCGCGCCGAACAAGCGGAACGACGGCCGCTCGACCTTGCCCTGCTTCGCCCACCGCTGCAACTGGATCTGGCAGAGGATGATCGTCGCCCAGCCGCCGATGATGCCGATGGCCGAGATCTCGAGCACGATCTCGAACGCCTTCGACGGGTACAGGGCGTTCAGGAGGACGCCGAGCAGCGTGAGCGCCGCCGTCAGCAGGATGCCGCCGAACGGTACGCCGTTCTTGCTCATCTTCCCGGTGAACGCGGGCGCGGAGCCGTTGACGGCCATCGAGCGGAGGATACGACCGGTGGAGTAGAGGCCGGCGTTGAGGCTCGACAGGGCCGCCGTGAGGACGACGAAGTTCATGACCGAGGCCGAGATCGCGCCGGCCTGCTCGGAACCGATGTGCGAGAAGAAGGTGACGAACGGGCTCTCACCGGCCTGGTAGGCGGTGTACGGCAGGAGGAGCGACAGCAGCAGGACGGATCCGACGTAGAAGATCGCGATGCGGAAGATGACCGTGTTGACGGCCTTCGGCATGATCTTCTTCGGCTCGGCCGTCTCGCCCGCGGCGGTCCCGACGAGCTCGATCGCGGCGTACGCGAACACCACCCCGGAGATCGCGATCATCGGCGCGAACGCCCCGACGGGGAAGAGCCCGCCGTTGTCGCCGATCACCGAGAAGCCGACGGCACCGATGTCGGTGCGACCGCCGAAGACGATGAAGCAGACGCCCACGATGAGGAAGACGACGAGCGCCGACACCTTGATGAGCGCGAACCAGAACTCCATCTCACCGAACAGCTTCACGGAGACGAGGTTGAGCGCGAGCACGATGACGAGGGCTCCGAGCGCGAACACCCACTGCGGGAAGTCCTCGAGCTCCTTCCACCCGAAGAGCTTGCCGAAGGTCTTGATGTAGAGCGCGGCGGCGGTGACGTCGACGATCGAGGTCATGGCCCAGTTGAGGAAGTACAACCAGCCGGCGCCGAACGCCATCTTCTCGCCGTAGAACTCCCGGGCGTAGGAGATGAACGAGCCGGACGACGGGCGGTGCAGGACGAGCTCACCGAGCGCGCGCAGGATGAGGAACGCGAAGAAGCCGCAGAGTGCGTAGACGAGGATGAGCGCGGGGCCCGAGCTGTTCAGCCGACCACCGGCTCCGAGGAAGAGTCCCGTACCGATCGCACCACCGATGGCGATCATCTGGATCTGGCGCGGCTTGAGCGTCTTGTGGTACCCCTGCTCCTCGCTCGAGAAGTCCTGGACAGCGAGCATCTCGTCGCCGATCGTCTCGCGGGATTCGGCCCGATCGCCTGCGCGTTCGTGCCTGGGTGTCGTGCCGTCGGTCATGTCGTTCTCCTCGAATCACGGGCCGTTCGGGCTGCCGCCCATCGAGACGTCGGCTGGTATATCTCGAAGGCGCCCGCCCCACGTTAGTCGGGAACGTTCGCTTTTTTCGGCCACAGGTGTCCGTTCTTCTGAGGACATCGGATGGCGCGCGGCGCCGCTCGATCAGGCGAGGAGGGCCGCCACGACGACGAGGACCGGGACCGAGAGGATGGTCGTCAACAGCACCGTGTCGCGGGCGAGTGCGACCCCCTGCTCGTACCGACTGGCGAAGTTGTAGACGTTCTGAGCGGCCGGCAACGCGGCGAGCACGACCGAGGCGAACAGCGGCGTGCCGCTCAGCCCGAAGCCGAAGTGGGCGATGAGGTACGCGAACCCGGGCATCACGACGGCCTTGATCGCCGTCGCCACGAAGATCTCCCGGCGCCCACTGCCCGCCTGGAGCGGACGCATGCCGTGCAAGGACATGCCGAAGGCCATGAGGATGAGCGGGACGGCGGCACCACCGACGAGCTCGAACGGCGCCAGGACCGGCTCGGGGAGCCGCACCCCGAACAGGTTGAGCACCACCCCGATGATCGACGCGATGATCATCGGATTGCGGAAGGGTTGCGTGACGATGCCGCGGAAGGACACCGAACCGCGCTGTCTGACGTCGAGGATCGTGAGGGCGATCGGCGCGAAGACGAGGAGTTGCAGCAGGATGACCGGCGCGACGTACCCGGCCTCGCCGAGGACGTAGACCGCGACCGGGATGCCGATGTTGTTGGCGTTCACGTAGCCCGAACCGAGCGCGCCGATGGTCGCGACCGAGAGGTCCTTCCGGAGCCACACCGCGTTGAGCAGGAGGAAGAGGCCTGCGGCCACAAGCGCACTGGCGAGCGCGACCCAGATGAAGCTGCTGAACACCTCGCGCAGATCGGCCGAGACGAGGACGGTGAACAGCAGCGCGGGGTTGGTGACGAAGAACGCGACCCGGTTGAGGACGTGCCCGGTGGTCGGGCCTCCGACGCCGAAACGTCCCGCGAGGTAGCCGACGAGGATGACGGTGCCGATGATCGCGAACCCCGTCAACACTCCACCCATGCCTCCCAGCCTAGGCGCAGGGTGGTATCCCGCTCGGTGAGGCGACGGTTGTGGGCGGGCCTCCGGCCGTGGAGAATCTGGACAGGAGCCGCGACACCACCACGGCCCCACCGAACGCTCCCACCAGGAGCCCGCACCAATCACCCACGAGGAGATCCGACGATGACGTCATTCGACCCTGCCGCGTCCGGCGACGCGATGCACAGCACCACCCTCCCCCATGAACGGCTGTCGATCACGCACGGTCCGCGTTCCGGCCTCACGATCAGCGTCGCCCTCCACTCCACCGCGCTCGGTCCGGCACTCGGCGGCGCGCGGCTCTGGCGGTATCCGAGCTGGGTCGACGCCGTGGACGACTCGCTCCGACTCGCGGCCGGGATGACGATGAAGAACGCGGCGGCCGGTCTCGCCCACGGCGGCGGCAAGTCGGTGATCCACCTCCCACCGGGCCGCACCCTGGACGCCGAGGAACGACGCGACGCGATGCTCGACCTCGGCGACGCGGTCGAAGCCCTCGACGGGCGGTACCGGACCGCGGAGGACGTCGGCACGACGGCGGAGGACATGGCGGTCGTCTCGGAGCGGACCGCCCACGTGAGCGGCCTGCCGGCGGATCGGGGCGGCGTCGGAGAACCGAGCGAGGCGACCGCGGCCGGGGTGCACGCGGCCATCACCGCGACGCTCGAGACGGTCCTCGGCACGCCGCTCGTGGCCGGGCACCGGGCGACGATCTCCGGCCTCGGCCAGGTCGGCGGTCGGCTGGCACGTCGGCTCGCGGTGGAGGGTGCGCGGCTCATCGTCACCGACGTCGACCCGCGCAAACGCGCGCTCGCGGAGGAGATCGGCGCCAGCTGGATCGAACCGGGCGACGAGCACCTCGTCGAGACCGATCTGTTCGTCCCCTGCGGCGTGGGCGGTGCCCTCAATGCGCGGGTCATCGGTCAGCTGCGCTGCCGCGCCGTCGTCGGTGCGGCCAACAACCAGCTCGCCACGAGGGCCGACGCGCTCGCCCTGGAGGAGCGCGGGATCCTCTGGGCTCCGGACTTCGTCGCCAACGCCGGCGGGGTGATCTACCTCGCGATGGCGTCGGAGCCGGGCGCCGACACGGCGGCGATCGAGCAGCGGGTGTCGGCGATCGGCCGGACGGTGCAGGCGGTCTACCGCGATGCCGCCGCCACGGGCGTCACCACGCTCGTCGCCGCCGAACGGCTGGCGATGTCGCGGATCGACGCGGCCACCGGGGCCCTCGCGGCGGTGTGACCACGGACCGCGGCCCGCTCACCCGATGAGGGGTGAGCGGGCCGCGGATCGCCCAGCGAGGGGCGGTGGCACCGGGGTGCGTCAGAGCTTGACGACCATCTTCCCCGTGTTCGCGCCGCGCATGAGCGCCAGGAACGCGTCGAGCGTGTGGTCGAGGCCCTCGTAGACGGTCTCGTCGAAGACGACCTCGCCGCGCTGCAGCCATCCGGCCATCTCGGCGGAGAACGCCGGGAAGTGCTGCGTGTAGTTGCCGACCGTGAAGCCGGTGAGGGTGAGGCCGCGGGTGACGATGTTCGCCAGGTTGCGGGGGCCCTCGGGACGGTCGGTCTCGTTGATCTGCGAGATGACCCCGCAGAGCGCGGCGCGTCCGCCGTCGCTGAAGGCGTCGATCGCCGCTTCGAGGTGCTCGCCACCCACGTTGTCGAAGTAGACGTCGATGCCCTCGGGTGCGGCGGCGGCCAGCTGCTCCGTGACCGGACCGTCCTTGTAGTTGAAGGCCGCGTCGTAGCCGTACTTCTCGGTGAGCAGCGCGACCTTCTCGGCCGTGCCCGCGGAACCGATCACGCGCTTCGCGCCCTTCAGACGGGCGATCTGACCGACCATGGTGCCGACGGCGCCGGCCGCACCGGAGACGAACACGGTGTCACCCTCGCGGAACTTCGCCACCTCGAGGAGGCCGACGTAGGCGGTGAGGGCGGTCATCCCGAGGACACCGAGGTAGGCGGACAGCGGGACGCCCGGCAGCTCGGGGACGACACGGAAGCCACTCGCGTCCTCCTGGACGAGGTCGCGCCACCCGAACTGGTGCAGGACGACGTCACCCGCGGAGAACCCCTCGGCGGCGGACTCGACGACGCGGCCGATGGCTCCGCCCGTCATGGTCTCGCCGAGCTGGTACGGCGCGACGTAGGAGCGGGCGTCGTTCATCCGGCCACGCATGTAGGGGTCGACGGACAGGAACAGGTTCTGGACCCGCAGCTGGCCCGGCGCGAGCTCGGGGAACTCGACGGAGACGGTGCGGAAGTCGGACTCGGTCGGCCAGCCCTCCGGTCGTGAGACGAGCTGGATCTGGGTGCTGAGCGCGGAGGTGTTCACGTGGTGCCTTTCCTTGGTGCGGTGATTCGGTTGGAGCTCGCAGCACGACGTCGGGTTGCGGACGGGGTGTCGCCGATGGGCGACGCGGTCGGTCGGACCGGGGTCAGAGGGCGAGGGCGATGCCGAGCGCGATGAGCCCGAGCAGCGGGGGCAGGCCCTGGACGACGGCCGGACGGGCCTTCGTGCGGTCGGAGGTGATGAGGACGAGCGAGGCCAGCAGCATCGAACCGGCTGAGGCGAAGACGAGGGCGGCGCCGATCCCGGTCGAGCCGGTGATGAGGAACACGATGCCGACGATCGTGCCGATGGCGAGGAAGAGGTTGTAGAAGCCCTGGTTGTAGGCCATCCCCCGCGTCGTCTCGGCCTCCAGCTCGGAGGTGCCGAAGGTCTTGCGGGTGGAGGGCTCGGTCCAGCGCAGGGACTCGAGGACGAAGATGTAGACGTGCACGAGCGCGGCGATGCCGACGAGGATGAGACTGACGACGAGCATGGACGGGCCTTCCGAGAGGTCGGGATCGAGTCACTCGGAGTGAGGGACTATCTGTACCGATAGGTCTACTATAATAGTAGAACGCTCGGTCCACAACCCCGTCCGCATCGTGGACGGCCGAGCCATGAGGAGGCCGTCCATGGGACGCACGCAGGAGTTCGACACCGTCGCCGTCGTGCAGGCGGCGCGTGACGTGTTCTGGGATCACGGGTTCGAGGCGACCTCCCTCGCCGATCTCGAGGCCGCCACCGGACTGCGTCGATCGAGCCTGTACCACGCCTTCGAGAGCAAGCGCGGACTCTTCGACGCCGCCGTCCAGGACTACCTCGACACGGTCATCCGACCTCGGCTCGCCGTCCTCGCCCGGGCGGACGACGGGCGCGCCGGACTGGCCGCCTACTTCTCCGGGGTGCAGCACGTGATCGCGACCCTGCCGGACGACTCCCCCCGCCGCGGCTGCCTCCTCCTCAACAGCGCGGCGGGCCTCGCCGCCCACGACGACGCCCTGCGCGAAGTCGTCGACGGCTACCGGGCCGAGCTCACCGCGGCGGTCTCGGACGCGCTCGCCCTCGCCCGGCCCGACGCGGATGCGGCCGAACTCGCCGCCGAGGCACGCCAGCTCACCTCGCTCTCGGTCAGCGCCCTCCTGCTCGCGAGGGTCAACCGGGACGAGGCCGTCGCGATCCTCGACGTCGCGGTCTCGCAGGTCGCGCGCTGGTAGTCGGCGCCGACTCCGGGCGGTCCAGGGTGACACGCGCGCGTGCGAATGTGACGCCCTGTTGCGGCGGCCGAGAGGGGCTGGCCGGGCTCCCGTAGCATGGCGGGCACCCCACCCCTGGAGCCATCGACCCATGACGAACGCCGCCCGCAGCCCGCTCGCCGGGAGCAGCTCCACCGCCGCCCGCGCGGCGGGATCCGGAGCCGCAGCCGTGGAGACCCGCGCCTCCGCGGTCGCCTTCGAGGCCGTGGGACGAGCCTTCGCGAACGGCCCCGGCACCTCCTCCGCCGACCCGCGTCCGGTGCTCCGCGACGTCACCATCACGGCCGAAGCCGGCGAGGTCGTCGCCATCCTCGGGACGAGCGGCTGCGGCAAGTCGACCCTGCTGCGCATCGCCGCCGGTCTCGACCACCCCACCTCCGGCTCCGTGCTCATCGACGGCACCCCCGTCGCCGGCATCGACCCCCGCATGGCGTTCGGCTTCCAGGAGCCGCGACTCCTCCCCTGGCGCACCATCGCGGCCAACGTCGCCCTCGGACTCCCGAAGCGGACACCCACGGCGGAGGGGCGCGAGCGCGTGGCCGGTCTCCTGGAGCTCGTCGGCCTCGCCGACTTCGCCGAGCACCGTCCCCGCGAGGTGTCCGGCGGCATGGCCCAACGCGCCTCCCTCGCCCGAGCGCTCGCCCGGCGACCCGGCGTCCTCCTCCTCGACGAGCCGTTCGGCGCCCTCGACGCCCTCACCCGGCTGAAGATGCAGGACCTGCTGCTCTCGATCCACCTCGCAGCACCCACCACGATCCTCCTCGTGACGCACGACGTCGACGAGGCCCTCCAGCTCGCCGACCGGGTCATCCTCCTCGGACGTGAGCCGGGGAAACCCGGTTCGACCATCGCGCAGACCGTGACCGTCCCCGGTGGCCGACCACGCGACCGCGGCTCGGCCGAACTCGCCGAACTGCGCGGACGCCTCCTCGACGGGCTCGGCATCGACCGCCACGGCCTGGCCCGCGGCGACCAACGACTGCCGTCCATCCCGCACTTCCCGTACTGACCCGGGCAGCACCCACCCGGCACCACCCATCGCGCACCGATCCACAGCAAGGACCAACGCATGCCCATTCGACGTCGCTTCACCACCTCCCGAGCCGGACGCATCGCGCTCGTCGCCGCCACCGCGACGGCCGCGCTCCTCCTGAGCGGCTGCGTCGCCGGCGAGAACGCCCCGGCAGCCGGCGGCGACAGCACCGCCGGCACCACCGAGGGCGGCACCCTGAACATCGACTTCGCGACCTACAACCCGCTCTCGCTCATCATCAAGGACCAGGGCTGGCTCGAGGATGCGCTCGACGACCAGGACATCACCGTCAACTGGGTGCAGTCGGCCGGTTCGAACAAGGCCAACGAGGCTCTCAGAGCGGACGCGATCGACGTCGGCTCCACGGCTGGTTCGGCGGCGCTCCTGAACCGCGCGAACGGCTCCGCCATCCGGGCGATCGACGTGTTCTCCCAGCCCGAGTGGTCCGCGATCGTCGTCGGCGCCGGCTCCCCCATCACCGACGTCTCCGAGCTCAAGGGCAAGAAGGTCGCCGCCACGAAGGGCACCGACCCGTACTTCTTCCTCCTCCAGGCCCTCGAGGAGGCCGGACTCTCGGCCTCCGACGTCACGATCGAGAACCTTCAGCACGCCGACGGCTGGGCGGCCCTGCAGAACGGCTCCGTCGACGCGTGGGCGGGGCTCGACCCGATCATGGCCGGTGCCGAGGAGGCGGGTGCGAAGCTCATCTACCGCAACGTCGACTTCAACAGCTACGGCATCCTCGCCGCGACGGAGTCCTTCATCGACGAGCGACCCGACGTCGCCCAGACCGTCGTGAACGCCTACGAGCACGCCCGCGAGTGGGCCACGTCGAACCCCGACGAGACGGCGCAGATCCTCGCCGACGCCGCCGGCCTCGACCTCGCGGTCGCGACGAAGGTGATCACGGAGCGCTCCAACCTCGACGTCGACCCGACCCCGGGGAAGGCGCAGGAGCAGGTGCTGTCGATCATCGGGCCGATCTTCGTGGAATCCGGCGACGTCTCCTCGCAGGACAAGGTGGACGACGCCCTGGCGGACCTCTTCGACCCGAGCTTCGTCAAGGACGCCGACCCGTCCGCCATCGGCGCGAAGTAGCCCGTGAGCGACCGACCCGGCCTCGGCACCCCGACCGCAGCGCTCGCGGGCGCCCAGGCCACCCGGTCCGGCCGCGAGGCGCGCGCCGTCCTCGGGTCCCGCAGGATCGTCGTCGTCCTCGGCGGCCTCCTGGTCCCGGTCCTCATCCTCGTGGCCTGGCAGCTCGTCACGGCCTTCGGTCTCGTGCCCGCCTCGCAGCTGCCGGCGCCCGCCGAGGTGTGGGCCGCGGGTGTCGACCTCGCGCAACGCGGTTGGCTGCAACAGGACGTCGCCATCTCGGTGCAGCGGGTCCTCATCGGCTTCCTCATCGGCGCCGTGCTCGGCCTCGTCCTCGGCGCGGTCGTCGGGCTCTCCCGCCTGGGTGACATCCTGCTGTCGACGACGTTCGCCGCGATCCGTGCCGTCCCGTCGCTCGCCTGGGTGCCGCTGCTCATCCTGTGGCTGAAGATCGGCGAGGAGTCGAAGATCACCCTCATCGCGATCGGCGCCTTCTTCCCGGTCTACACGACCGTGTCGGCCGCCCTCCGTCATGTCGACCGGCAGCTGGTCGAGGCCGGCCGCGCGTTCGGGCTGAACGGGGTCGCGCTCTTCCGGACGGTGCAGCTACCGGCGGTGACCCCCTCCGTGGTCTCCGGGCTGCGTCTCGCGCTCGCGCAGTCGTGGCTGTTCCTCGTGGCCGCGGAGCTCATCGCCTCGTCGATGGGCCTCGGCTTCCGGCTGGTCGACTCGCAGAACAACGGCCGCGTCGACCGGATCTTCTTCGTCATCATCGTGCTCGCCCTGCTCGGTGCCCTCACCGACGCCCTGGTGGGTGTGTTCGACCGCTGGATCAAGCGCCGCTGGGGATAACCGACGCCTGCCGCACGTCCGCGGCGCGAATGCCTGAATGTTGCAGCGAAGTCGCTCTCGACGCAAGAAACCACCGCCTGCTCCGCCCGTACGCTCGAAGGGATCGCCTCCCATCCCGTGAGGCGGCATCTTGCACAGCGGTCAGGAGGTTCACCATGTCGAACGTCGCCACCACCAACACGAAGAGCATCGTCGGAGAGCCGGAGGTCGTCGAAGACGGCTCAGCACTCGCCGCGGACCCGGCCTGGGTGGAGCTCAAGACCGCCGCGACCGCCGTGCAGACCGTCCAGGTGAAGGACGGATCCATCCCCGAGGTGGGCGACCACGCCGCGGCCGCAGCGCACGTCGCGACGATCGTCGCGAGCGTCACGACCCTGGCCCCGCGCTTCCCCCACGACGCCGAGTACCTCGAGGCCCTCGTCACCGACCTGGAGCGCTGGGCACGAGACGGGTTCGGCGTCCCGGACTTCCTCGACTCCCTCGTCGCCTTCCACCCGGAGCAGCATCGGGTCGACGGCCTCCGGCATCTCGTCGTGTTCCCGATGGTCACGCAGAACGGCTCCCCGGACCGCCACCTCGAGGCGGTGCTCGTCGAGGTCATCTGGCCGGAGTTCATCGCCGCGCTCGAAGCGGGTGACTACACGAACGCCCTGTTCGTCCCCATCCGGTTCCTCGACTTCACCCCCGGCTACGACACGAACTCCGCGGTCCTGTTCCCCGAGACGGTCGCCATGCGCGCGATCCCCCCGTTCACCTGGGGCGCGATCTTCCAGGACCGCGAGGCGGCGCGCTACCGACGCGTCGTCCGTGCCGCAGCCGGGATCACCAAGCTCGATCTCCCGGCCGACGCCGCCTCCCTCCTCGACGACCAACAGCTGGCCGAGGAGACCTTCGTCATGTGGGACCTCATCCACGACCGCACGCACATGCGCGGCGACCTGCCCTTCGACCCGTTCATGATCAAGCAGCGGATGCCGTTCTTCCTCT is part of the Plantibacter sp. Leaf314 genome and encodes:
- a CDS encoding Glu/Leu/Phe/Val dehydrogenase family protein; translation: MTSFDPAASGDAMHSTTLPHERLSITHGPRSGLTISVALHSTALGPALGGARLWRYPSWVDAVDDSLRLAAGMTMKNAAAGLAHGGGKSVIHLPPGRTLDAEERRDAMLDLGDAVEALDGRYRTAEDVGTTAEDMAVVSERTAHVSGLPADRGGVGEPSEATAAGVHAAITATLETVLGTPLVAGHRATISGLGQVGGRLARRLAVEGARLIVTDVDPRKRALAEEIGASWIEPGDEHLVETDLFVPCGVGGALNARVIGQLRCRAVVGAANNQLATRADALALEERGILWAPDFVANAGGVIYLAMASEPGADTAAIEQRVSAIGRTVQAVYRDAAATGVTTLVAAERLAMSRIDAATGALAAV
- a CDS encoding NADP-dependent oxidoreductase, translated to MNTSALSTQIQLVSRPEGWPTESDFRTVSVEFPELAPGQLRVQNLFLSVDPYMRGRMNDARSYVAPYQLGETMTGGAIGRVVESAAEGFSAGDVVLHQFGWRDLVQEDASGFRVVPELPGVPLSAYLGVLGMTALTAYVGLLEVAKFREGDTVFVSGAAGAVGTMVGQIARLKGAKRVIGSAGTAEKVALLTEKYGYDAAFNYKDGPVTEQLAAAAPEGIDVYFDNVGGEHLEAAIDAFSDGGRAALCGVISQINETDRPEGPRNLANIVTRGLTLTGFTVGNYTQHFPAFSAEMAGWLQRGEVVFDETVYEGLDHTLDAFLALMRGANTGKMVVKL
- a CDS encoding DUF1304 domain-containing protein translates to MLVVSLILVGIAALVHVYIFVLESLRWTEPSTRKTFGTSELEAETTRGMAYNQGFYNLFLAIGTIVGIVFLITGSTGIGAALVFASAGSMLLASLVLITSDRTKARPAVVQGLPPLLGLIALGIALAL
- a CDS encoding TetR/AcrR family transcriptional regulator, which gives rise to MGRTQEFDTVAVVQAARDVFWDHGFEATSLADLEAATGLRRSSLYHAFESKRGLFDAAVQDYLDTVIRPRLAVLARADDGRAGLAAYFSGVQHVIATLPDDSPRRGCLLLNSAAGLAAHDDALREVVDGYRAELTAAVSDALALARPDADAAELAAEARQLTSLSVSALLLARVNRDEAVAILDVAVSQVARW
- a CDS encoding ABC transporter ATP-binding protein; amino-acid sequence: MTNAARSPLAGSSSTAARAAGSGAAAVETRASAVAFEAVGRAFANGPGTSSADPRPVLRDVTITAEAGEVVAILGTSGCGKSTLLRIAAGLDHPTSGSVLIDGTPVAGIDPRMAFGFQEPRLLPWRTIAANVALGLPKRTPTAEGRERVAGLLELVGLADFAEHRPREVSGGMAQRASLARALARRPGVLLLDEPFGALDALTRLKMQDLLLSIHLAAPTTILLVTHDVDEALQLADRVILLGREPGKPGSTIAQTVTVPGGRPRDRGSAELAELRGRLLDGLGIDRHGLARGDQRLPSIPHFPY
- a CDS encoding aliphatic sulfonate ABC transporter substrate-binding protein — its product is MPIRRRFTTSRAGRIALVAATATAALLLSGCVAGENAPAAGGDSTAGTTEGGTLNIDFATYNPLSLIIKDQGWLEDALDDQDITVNWVQSAGSNKANEALRADAIDVGSTAGSAALLNRANGSAIRAIDVFSQPEWSAIVVGAGSPITDVSELKGKKVAATKGTDPYFFLLQALEEAGLSASDVTIENLQHADGWAALQNGSVDAWAGLDPIMAGAEEAGAKLIYRNVDFNSYGILAATESFIDERPDVAQTVVNAYEHAREWATSNPDETAQILADAAGLDLAVATKVITERSNLDVDPTPGKAQEQVLSIIGPIFVESGDVSSQDKVDDALADLFDPSFVKDADPSAIGAK
- a CDS encoding ABC transporter permease, whose amino-acid sequence is MSDRPGLGTPTAALAGAQATRSGREARAVLGSRRIVVVLGGLLVPVLILVAWQLVTAFGLVPASQLPAPAEVWAAGVDLAQRGWLQQDVAISVQRVLIGFLIGAVLGLVLGAVVGLSRLGDILLSTTFAAIRAVPSLAWVPLLILWLKIGEESKITLIAIGAFFPVYTTVSAALRHVDRQLVEAGRAFGLNGVALFRTVQLPAVTPSVVSGLRLALAQSWLFLVAAELIASSMGLGFRLVDSQNNGRVDRIFFVIIVLALLGALTDALVGVFDRWIKRRWG